The segment CTTCATCTTTAGAAGTAGAGTACGGGAAGGCACTAACTTCATTGCAAAGCATACCCTCTGTGTGGAGGACTAGGTCCACTTTGAGATTATGACCACAAAGATTGTAGTTGAGATTGTTCCTCTTTTCAAGTTTACTCAATCAAATGACAACAAGAATCaatatttgattgaattatCACAGTTTCCAAATAACAAATAGACATTAGTAAAGCTATTTGGCATCCTATCTCAAggatgatttttgttttttttttttttagaatttttttgatCGGTAATCCTACCTCAAGGATGAATTACAATCATTTTCTAATCAGAATAATTAACTAGGAAGCTGAGAGGATTGGAACTGTGTCTTGCAATGTCCATAGTGCACATAAGccctaaaaataaattgtatagAAGATCTATAAACCAAACACATCACAGCAATTATCTGATATAGTAGATGTATAAACTAATCAGTCAATATAGGAAAGCTCAGATTCATGGACAAAGGAAAGGTGTGAAGTCTTGAAGCAAAATTGTCATGCTTTCAGTGAAGatgaaaaatatacataaacaataaaatattctagaaaaaaacataaacaaatcATATTTTCTAGGGAAAACAAATTCCAGGAAATTAGAGGAAAGCAAAAGGAAATTGCctaccaaaaacaaaaattcaaaaacaaccCAGTAAAAACATCTGATCCAGAACATAATAAAGATACATGCTCCTTTTCTGGGAAATTTCtgagaaatgaaggaaaagagcAAGGCAAATTTGAACAAAACTTATGGGTTCAACCATTTTAGTTCATTTTCCCCCTTCCGGctgtaaaaaaacaaaaacctaacCAAACCCAAATCCACCACCATACATTTTGGCTAGGCCACTGCAGAACACTCCAAAACTTGACCAAGATGCtataaaaattcaacaaattcaaCAATTTTCAACAGCTGTAACACAGCAACAGTATAACTCCACAAATTcaacaattttcatataatCAAACCCATTTAtccacttattttttatgaaaatgatgtctataaaAATACTAAACAGCTCCCAAAACTGAAACgaaaaatatgattattcaTACAGAGGCTCTGATGCTTATAATAAAGCTCACTTTCCCAAGAAAACAAAGTCATAgaaaaaatgatagaagaaaAAAGGGGGGGAATCTTGGAAAGTTACACAGTGATGAAGAAACTAGAATGCCATGAAGTTCTGCTGTGCTGCTCTCTCACCTTGAGGGTCTGAAGGTGTGAGCAATGGATAAATGGGAAATGGCAGTTGGGACGAAGGTGTTTTTGGTGAATAGAATGGGACTTCAGGGGCATTATTGTCATTTCGATTGGCCCATACTTCTTTCCGGGTTCCGGCAACCATGGCGCGGGAGCTGTGATTCGGTACGTCCCAACTCCCAACCACTGGAatggcttttttattttttttattttaaataattattcatatttatttggtGTGATATTCTGGAAGGTTCAGTGTTGGCTTCTTCTCTTTGGTCCTTGTTCCTTGTACGACTGGCAACTAGGGCACACATCCACAGGACCACATCCGTTTCTTTTAAAGTCGGTCAAGCCATTATATATTGCAGAGCAATTATATGAGGAAATGTCTCATTCAAATTACTtcacaaaattaaagaatataaatGTATCTGCAATCCCCTTGAATATTGCAGAAAATGCTCAAGCTTATGACACAAGCTTGAACAATTGAAGAGTAAAAGGGAAGCAAATAATAATTGCAGGTATTGAATAAAAAGCATCTACAAAAAAACGTTTTTGTGACTGGTAATTGGTTACAATTACTTGAAGATAGGTTAAGCAGGGGTTGTCTTGACTCTTGGGTGGGTGTGGGTGAAACCCCACACACTACATTTGGTTTGGCTTTAATTCCTCAGATTGGAACCATTGTTGGACCACCAAAATTGTGGGTCCACCAATATTCTTGGTATCCCCACAACTGCTGCATTTAAGTTGAAGGCAGTTCAGAAAGGGCCAATTTTGGTTAGACCGTGCCACAGCCAACAGTCTGACAGATCCTGATCTCAATCCAGAAAAAGGAGGAATGAAAGTGAAAGAAAGTTACAACCTTGTGTTTGACAGAAGCACGCATGGGCGACCTTTGCCAAACCCCAGCAAACTCTTCAACAAAGCATCAGGTAGCTTAAAATTAAAGGTCCTTGGATTCAAACGGTTCTCTAACACCCAGAAAAACTTGTAAAAATCTAACAGAATTGGACAGAGTTTGTGATCAAAATTGAGTAAATTCTTCTTCATAACAACAAATGATGAATGCGTATGTACAAGAAGAATCAAAGCAAGGAAATCTTTACAGATATATTAGACGTGTACGTAAAACCATATGAAAATCAAGGAACCATGAACACCTTCTCAAGTCTCCAATCCAGACATTTCAGAACTAGGAGGAGAGGACCCATAACTGAAATCCTGTTGGGTGCTCAAAATCGTGATCAGCATAGCTAGCACCTCCTTCATATTAGGCCTTGCCTGTGGTGACTCCGCTGTGCATTTTATCCCAATTCGAAGCAGCTCACGCATCTCCTCCGCCCCCTCAGCCAGCCCAGATCCCAACATCACGACCGGTATCACTGCTCTACTCAGCCCTTGCCTCCCATTTCCCATGACCCGTCTCGCCCACTCCACCAAGCACTCTTCCCCCCCATCCAGGGCATGTCTCCCAGTAGCTAGCTCCATTGACAGCACCCCAAAACTGTACACATCGCCTTTTGTAGTGGCTTGCCCTGTCTGTCCATATTCAGGTGCAACATAACCAACTGTCCCGGCCACCATCGTCGAGACATGGCTATTCCCATCATCAACAACTCTAGCTAGACCGAAATCAGTGACCCGGGCCTTCCCATTCCTGTCTAGCAAAACATTGCTGGCCTTGACATCCCGATGAACAATAGCAGTGAAGCACTCATGGTGCAGAAAGACTAGTGCCCGTGCCACATCAATTGCTACATCAAGACGCCGCCTCCATGTTAGTCTCATCCGATCTGAAATCAGATCGTCCAAGCTCCCTCCTTCCATGTACTCATATACCAGCAATTTTTCTGATCCATTAAGGCACCACCCATAGAGTGTCACAAGGTTGGGATGAGGCCAACCAAGGCCATTTCCACTTAGGACCTCCATTTCAGCCCGGAACTCCTTTTCCCCTTCAATGCCATCCCTTTGTAGCTTCTTCACAGCTACTTCCCTTCCATCAGGCAGAACCCCTCTGTACACTGTGCCAAATCCACCTTTCCCAATAATTCTACTGTCCGAAAAGTTACATGTGGCCATCAAAATATCAGCATATGTGAACGCTGTTTTGTCCAGACGGATGACCTTCACAGCACCTGACAACCATGGTGATGAAACTTCGGAACTTGATGCAAAATCGTGTCTATACTTGGAATCATCTAATAGATATCCTGATGAATCAACTGGGTTTTTCAAAAGAACGCAGACTAGAAGTGACACAAGTCCACACATGATGAAAGCCACTGTTAGagttaaaaacacaaaaactgaagtaaatttttgttttggctTCCCATCCGATTTCGCAGTGGGCGGAGGGTGATTTGAGGGGTTGCCAATGAAGGGTGGAAGTACCAATAGTGGGTCACCAAGGAAGGACTCTTTCTCAAAAGTTGCCAATTGCCCAGTTGATGGGATTACACCTGAGATCAATGGATTGTATGATATGTTGAACTTGTTCAACTCACTCAAGTTGTTGAGGCTGGTTGGAAATGTACCAGAGAAGTTATTGGATGACAAATCCAGATTTTGTAAGCACCCAAGATTGCCGATTTCCATGGGAATTTCACCTGAAAAATTGTTCTCAGACAAGTTTAGGACTACAACTGGCAATTGCCCTATCTCAGGAGGAAGTTTTCCATAGAACTTATTGGCAGCCATCTGGATGAGACTAAAGTTCTGCATATTCCTTATTTCTGGAGGGACCTCACCTGAAAACTGATTCCCACTGATCTGAACGTAGCCCGAAATTTGAAGTGTCCGCACCTTAGAACCAGTAAGGCACATTGGGAAAAGGCCATGCCCTTTAAGCAAATTATCCCATAAGCTTCTACAGCTCCTTCTTGTGAGGAGTGTATACGCAAAACTGAATGGAGGATAATTTGCTGGAATCCACCTCATCATCACTTGGCACTCACCTGAACCAGCAGGGATTCCCctgttttttctattcatttcaAAGGTTGGGAATGGATTTCTCCCAATAGTTGTCAACTCCGGAGGAATTTTCCCAGAAAATTGGTTGTTGGCCAGGTTTAACCACAATAAACTAGTGCAATTTCCTATCTCAGGAGGAATTTCCCCAGAAAACCTATTGTTTGCCAGCATTAACCACAAGAGAGAGTTCAACTTTCCGATAGTACTGGGTATTGAACCGTTTAGGCTATTGAAGGAGAGATCCAGGGCTTGTAGGCGCCGGATGTTTCCAAATTCTGGTGGTATACTTCCAGAAAACTGATTGTGGGCGAGAATCAAGAACTCCAAACTCGGCATTTCTGAGAGCTCAACCGGTAATGGACCTGAGAAATTGTTGAAGCTCAAGTCCAATCGGGAAATATTGGAtaacttgagaattccagatGAATATATACCCCCAGTGTATGAATTAGTATGCAATACAAGAAACTTGACCTGCTTGAATTTCCCAAAAATTTCCTGAATCTCTCCCCCAAAATTGTTCTTGCTCAGATCCAAAAATGCCAAGCTACTCAAATTCAGTAGGGACTCTGGAACCTGCCTTGAAAAATTGTTGTTCCCCAAGAACAAACCCTCAAGACTCGAAAGTGATCCCAGTTCTGGGGGAATTGGCCCTGTGAAATGGTTTCCCCACAGATTTAAAATGCGCAGGCTTGTGCAATTGGCAATCTCTCCTGGAACCTCTCCCCCGAAACTGTTCTTCGACAATTCCAGCAGGCCCAGTGCACAAACCCCACCAAAAATGGAGGGTGAAACCACCCCACCAAAACTGTTTTCCGACGCCGAAAACTGCTGAAGCCTTGCGAACCCCTGCCATATCTCCCCACTGAAATTGTTGGAGCTCAAATCCAGATACTTCAAACTCTTGCACTCGTCGAAGCAATTGTCGATGCTCCCAGTGAAATTATTCTCAGAAATGTTTGCAAGAACCAATCTGTCACAAACTGCTGGAAAAGTCAACTGAATTTCGCCACCAATCCTATTGATAGACAGATCAAGAACCTCCAAACTCTTCAACCCCGTCAAGTTCAGTTCATCATTAATGATATTGTGCGACAGGTTGAGATATGCAAGGCTTTCACACCGCCTCAGGTCCGCCGGAATCCGGCCACCCAGAGTGTTTTTCGACAAATCAAGATGAGAAAGCTTTGTCAATGCGGAGAAGTTGTGGAAAATTTCACCTGAAATACTATTATCTGAAAGGTTGACACTGATCACCCTCTCATCATTGCTGCACAAAATTCCAGGCCAATCACATGGATTCCAACTACTTAAATTCCACTCCTGGTATCGCCCTCGATTCACTTGATTGTTATCCTCTAGAAATTTTTTCAGACTCAGCAGAACTTCTCTGTCAGTGTCCAGAGAATCTCCAGCCACAATTCTGCCTGAAACACAAGTCTAACAACAATCATCCTCTCGTAATGCTCAAAactcatattttcataataattctGTCAAGAAACACGACACAAACTCAAAATTAAATCATCACCTGTGATCAAGAATAGGGAAATCATTAACCCGACAACCCGGATATCAGTTTCCTCGTCCCGCATgatcagcttcttcttcttctttgcaaaTTTACAAGAATCATGAAATTAAAACATGATCAAAGTGCAGAAATTGGAGGTATATTCAAATGTGGTTGGAGCACTGTTGCTTGCAGATGGACCAAAAACCAAGCTTGGAAATCTATATTGTCTTTTGTTAAAATTTGTGTTGTTTTTTAATGGTGGGAGTAAACCGACTAAATTAGAAATAATGGGCTGTTTAGggctcatttttccttttgatgaATATAGTATTGTAGTTTGGTCCACGGCAAATGCAAAAGTGGGACGAAGAAGGGGAGAGAGGGGGCGGTCGAGCCGCCCATGTTGACCGGTTCAAGAATAGCGGCTTGGGTTTTGACTCTAAGAACAAGAAGGCACAAGGCAATTGAGTTTATGCTTTCACGTCAAGCTCATTTTGGGCTCTTCTAGAATCTAGACTTATATTTGCCAGTCATTTCAATtgtccaaaaaacaaaaaaaaaaaaaaaaatcagtttcaGTCCGTTGTTTCTTGGTGGTTGGGTACATTGACCTTAGGAAATTATCATATAGAATGCAACCTCCGGTCCAGTCTCCCACCCCGAGGCTCAAGTCGACATGGATACAAGTAGAAAAGCTTGATTGAGAAAatataaacccaaaaaaatgtCTAGGTAAGATATGAACAACTTGTTTTCATTCATGGATGTGATATttcattagaaaataaattttaaaaaataaaaatagaaaaatacctGATGAGAAGATAATTGTCTATCTGATTCCTAATCCTAAGTTCAAGAAACCTTGGACCCTGGAATAATAAATGCTCAATCATCGGATTCGAAATAGATCAAATCTCCATTCCCAACATGGATTCTCGTTCTGCCcatgttcttaatttttatttttaaagtgtttGAGAATTTCAAGGTTGCTTGTGAAAGAACCAATGACATGGAAACATTCTTTCACTTTGggattttaaaatgaaaaaaaaaaaatgtaaattccCAAGCCGCCCCATGACATGGCATAGGATCAGGTTCCCTTTCTTTATTGGAACGTACACAACTCCAATTgcactttttgaaaattattaccAACTTCACGTGCacacattttttcatttttgacatgGTGCCCTTTATTATCCGCATtcattctcctttttcttttccaatatattaaaataaaattatttgaagctCTTATTTGATATCCTTATCATATTCAATGGATGAGAAACTAACTACACATATTActtgtattattatttagaaaaaaatatttattaaataatggATTATTCAAATGATGACAATTaagtatcataaaaaatttaatctattcttaaaaataaatcaagaattAATGTCAAAACGAAATATCATAAGTTTCATCTACATAATCCTCTTCTCAAAGAAGAAATTATCGAGTAACTGATAATGAATTACTTAAATAATGATGGTCGACAATAATTTCGAATGAACAATGTCTTACCcaaaatttactatttttatt is part of the Vitis riparia cultivar Riparia Gloire de Montpellier isolate 1030 chromosome 17, EGFV_Vit.rip_1.0, whole genome shotgun sequence genome and harbors:
- the LOC117905092 gene encoding probable LRR receptor-like serine/threonine-protein kinase At1g74360; this encodes MRDEETDIRVVGLMISLFLITGRIVAGDSLDTDREVLLSLKKFLEDNNQVNRGRYQEWNLSSWNPCDWPGILCSNDERVISVNLSDNSISGEIFHNFSALTKLSHLDLSKNTLGGRIPADLRRCESLAYLNLSHNIINDELNLTGLKSLEVLDLSINRIGGEIQLTFPAVCDRLVLANISENNFTGSIDNCFDECKSLKYLDLSSNNFSGEIWQGFARLQQFSASENSFGGVVSPSIFGGVCALGLLELSKNSFGGEVPGEIANCTSLRILNLWGNHFTGPIPPELGSLSSLEGLFLGNNNFSRQVPESLLNLSSLAFLDLSKNNFGGEIQEIFGKFKQVKFLVLHTNSYTGGIYSSGILKLSNISRLDLSFNNFSGPLPVELSEMPSLEFLILAHNQFSGSIPPEFGNIRRLQALDLSFNSLNGSIPSTIGKLNSLLWLMLANNRFSGEIPPEIGNCTSLLWLNLANNQFSGKIPPELTTIGRNPFPTFEMNRKNRGIPAGSGECQVMMRWIPANYPPFSFAYTLLTRRSCRSLWDNLLKGHGLFPMCLTGSKVRTLQISGYVQISGNQFSGEVPPEIRNMQNFSLIQMAANKFYGKLPPEIGQLPVVVLNLSENNFSGEIPMEIGNLGCLQNLDLSSNNFSGTFPTSLNNLSELNKFNISYNPLISGVIPSTGQLATFEKESFLGDPLLVLPPFIGNPSNHPPPTAKSDGKPKQKFTSVFVFLTLTVAFIMCGLVSLLVCVLLKNPVDSSGYLLDDSKYRHDFASSSEVSSPWLSGAVKVIRLDKTAFTYADILMATCNFSDSRIIGKGGFGTVYRGVLPDGREVAVKKLQRDGIEGEKEFRAEMEVLSGNGLGWPHPNLVTLYGWCLNGSEKLLVYEYMEGGSLDDLISDRMRLTWRRRLDVAIDVARALVFLHHECFTAIVHRDVKASNVLLDRNGKARVTDFGLARVVDDGNSHVSTMVAGTVGYVAPEYGQTGQATTKGDVYSFGVLSMELATGRHALDGGEECLVEWARRVMGNGRQGLSRAVIPVVMLGSGLAEGAEEMRELLRIGIKCTAESPQARPNMKEVLAMLITILSTQQDFSYGSSPPSSEMSGLET